A window of Haliscomenobacter hydrossis DSM 1100 contains these coding sequences:
- a CDS encoding WG repeat-containing protein: MYSKQKKYFFIDHKGMEIYESGLDSATTFYNGVARVAKNGRIFFINSLGMESYDYITDTMNHNIFSNRETILEYKKIVLDEKR, from the coding sequence GTGTACTCTAAACAGAAGAAATACTTTTTTATTGATCACAAAGGCATGGAAATCTATGAATCTGGTCTTGATAGTGCAACTACTTTTTATAATGGCGTAGCTAGAGTTGCTAAAAATGGTCGAATTTTTTTCATTAACAGTCTTGGAATGGAATCCTATGATTATATAACTGACACGATGAACCATAACATATTTTCTAATAGAGAAACCATTTTAGAATATAAAAAAATAGTACTAGATGAAAAAAGATAA
- a CDS encoding DUF416 family protein, with protein sequence MMQNAQRQINTKIQALPLYHQLAFGIILSERYLPNYFAFYLAGNWGNPMVLLNGIDLLKSIIAQKHADPEELELIDNLIESVTPDLEDFPGNPLASLALDVSSMIAECFAFVRDEQPRHIELCSAISFSSLEMFLQVQEQFPHDLSAMELDVQFSGHALVREEVEYQLGVLDALKPEPRISSKLFIENTLKVPKVDWSGLGKMVG encoded by the coding sequence ATGATGCAGAATGCTCAACGTCAAATCAATACAAAAATACAAGCGCTGCCACTGTATCATCAATTGGCTTTTGGGATAATACTGTCCGAACGCTACTTACCCAATTATTTTGCCTTCTATTTGGCAGGAAACTGGGGTAATCCAATGGTATTGCTGAACGGAATCGATTTGCTCAAAAGTATTATTGCTCAAAAACACGCTGATCCTGAAGAGCTGGAATTGATCGATAATCTGATTGAAAGTGTCACCCCTGACCTGGAGGATTTCCCCGGGAACCCGCTGGCGTCGCTGGCACTCGATGTGTCGAGCATGATTGCAGAGTGTTTCGCTTTTGTACGGGATGAACAGCCTCGGCACATAGAGCTGTGTTCGGCCATTTCATTCAGCAGTTTGGAAATGTTCTTGCAGGTACAGGAGCAATTTCCACATGATCTCTCCGCCATGGAATTGGATGTACAATTTTCGGGTCATGCGCTAGTACGTGAAGAAGTGGAGTATCAGCTTGGAGTATTGGACGCTTTGAAGCCGGAGCCTAGAATTAGTAGTAAGTTGTTCATTGAGAATACGTTGAAGGTGCCGAAGGTGGATTGGTCGGGGTTGGGGAAGATGGTGGGGTGA